One window of Papaver somniferum cultivar HN1 chromosome 9, ASM357369v1, whole genome shotgun sequence genomic DNA carries:
- the LOC113312485 gene encoding uncharacterized protein LOC113312485 produces MVDTCVNLPLKIKKRILAENEARGFPGMIGSVDCFHWAWRACPMDQAGSHSGYKSYPSVVLQVVATYDRWIWHSYFGLGGQNNDLNVLHASGLFDRQLLGVAPPCHYQINGRNYDQGYYLGDGAYPMYGCIVQAYKPASNNREALFSQYQEAKRKDIKRAFGDLKGKFGIILKPCLYYKKSDMKTIMKGCLIMHNMCVEMECHNADWGRITGDEPQPPIQGNVRLAPHILYNPVIWGQLRLEFTTHIWNRHGEGLRDGDLPNMHMEDSLPEVHEGTTNVNIDEDQYDPQGDGAFYENGE; encoded by the coding sequence ATGGTCGATACATGCGTCAACCTACCGCTCaagataaaaaaaaggattttagcAGAAAATGAAGCTCGGGGATTTCCTGGTATGATTGGTAGTGTCGATTGTTTTCACTGGGCATGGAGAGCATGTCCAATGGATCAAGCAGGATCCCACAGCGGCTATAAGTCATATCCCTCGGTTGTTTTGCAGGTGGTAGCTACATATGATAGATGGATCTGGCATTCCTATTTTGGGTTGGGTGGGCAGAACAATGATCTTAATGtcttgcatgcttcgggtttgttCGATAGACAACTTCTTGGTGTAGCACCTCCTTGTCATTATCAAATCAATGGAAGGAATTACGACCAGGGGTACTACCTAGGAGATGGTGCATATCCTATGTATGGTTGCATCGTGCAAGCATACAAACCCGCCTCAAACAATAGAGAAGCTCTTTTCAGTCAATACCAAGAAGCTAAAAGGAAGGATATAAAACGTGCATTTGGAGATCTAAAAGGTAAGTTTGGCATTATATTGAAACCTTGTCTTTATTATAAAAAATCGGACATGAAGACAATTATGAAGGGGTGCTTGATAATGCACAACATGTGTGTTGAGATGGAATGTCACAATGCGGATTGGGGGAGGATCACGGGAGATGAACCTCAACCGCCAATTCAAGGAAACGTAAGGCTAGCTCCTCATATATTGTACAACCCTGTGATTTGGGGACAACTTCGCTTGGAATTCACTACCCACATTTGGAACCGACACGGAGAAGGTTTGAGAGATGGTGATTTGCCAAACATGCATATGGAGGATTCCTTGCCGGAAGTTCATGAGGGTACAACAAACGTGAACATCGATGAAGACCAATATGACCCTCAAGGAGATGGTGCATTTTATGAGAATGGAGAGTAA